A genomic stretch from Lysobacter ciconiae includes:
- a CDS encoding TSCPD domain-containing protein, whose translation MAIKIDQKIKGYSVVSAEDRVRETAAQDAAQAADRDSNVVQMHEKIERPETLIGTTYKLKTPLFEHALYVTINDIILNAGSEHEHRRPFEIFINSKNMDHFQWIVALTRIMSAVFRKGGDVTFLVEEMKAVFDPRGGYFKAGGVYMPSLVAELGSIVEEHLKSIGMIQDPEMSASQRELIAEKRAAYAAMEAKKKTEVTPLAQKVATAELPPRDELSGHLFPEPRVSDTPRSEDVEVTGDGGVAFPPSAAMCHKCSTKAIVIMDGCATCLNCGYSKCG comes from the coding sequence ATGGCCATCAAGATCGACCAGAAAATCAAGGGTTACAGCGTCGTCAGCGCCGAGGACCGCGTCCGCGAAACCGCGGCGCAGGATGCCGCCCAGGCCGCCGACAGGGACAGCAACGTGGTCCAGATGCACGAGAAGATCGAGCGTCCGGAGACCCTGATTGGAACGACCTACAAGCTGAAGACGCCGTTGTTCGAGCACGCGCTGTACGTGACCATCAACGACATCATCCTCAATGCCGGCAGCGAGCACGAGCACCGCCGGCCGTTCGAGATCTTCATCAACTCCAAGAACATGGACCACTTCCAGTGGATCGTGGCGCTGACCCGGATCATGTCGGCGGTGTTCCGCAAGGGCGGCGACGTGACCTTCCTGGTGGAGGAGATGAAGGCGGTGTTCGATCCGCGCGGCGGTTACTTCAAGGCCGGTGGCGTCTACATGCCATCGCTGGTCGCCGAGCTGGGCAGCATCGTGGAGGAGCACCTCAAATCGATCGGGATGATCCAGGACCCGGAGATGAGTGCTTCCCAGCGTGAGCTGATCGCCGAGAAGCGCGCGGCGTACGCGGCCATGGAGGCCAAAAAAAAAACTGAGGTAACCCCGCTCGCGCAGAAGGTCGCCACCGCCGAGCTGCCGCCGCGGGACGAACTCAGCGGCCACCTGTTTCCCGAGCCGCGGGTCAGCGACACCCCGCGCAGCGAGGATGTCGAGGTCACCGGCGACGGCGGGGTGGCCTTTCCGCCCTCCGCCGCGATGTGCCACAAGTGCAGCACCAAGGCGATCGTGATCATGGACGGCTGCGCGACCTGCCTCAATTGCGGTTATTCCAAGTGCGGCTGA
- a CDS encoding adenosylcobalamin-dependent ribonucleoside-diphosphate reductase, with translation MSTVRLEAASMETSGNSQTPGVDTPAVMKIAMQPASLDIWDKKYRLVTKDGTPVDADIDATYRRVARALADSESTDELRAYWHERFTWALRHGAIPAGRITSNAGALEHKPATSTINCTVSGTIEDSMDGILEKVHEAGLTLKAGCGIGYEFSTLRPRGAFVAGAGAYTSGPMSFMDIYDKMCFTVSSAGGRRGAQMGTFDVSHPDVKDFIRAKREDGRLRQFNLSLLITDGFMQAVADDGDWPLVFPVNLKEKGDVDLDDPAQVVWRDWPTHRNYIVRDDGLVACKVYGHIKARHLWDMIMVSTYDYAEPGFILIDRVNEMNNNWWCEDIRATNPCGEQPLPAYGACLLGSINLTKFVRNAFTEQATFDWDEYREVVRVFTRMLDNVVEINGLPLQQQRDEIMRKRRHGMGFLGLGSTVTMLQMKYGSPESCEFTEQVAREMAVAGWETGLALAKEKGPAPIMDEQFTVDAEMLRKRPEMVADGWKIGQEVAGKVLHARYSRYMQRVAEVAPELVAELAEVGARFTHHSSIAPTGTISLSLANNASNGIEPSFAHHYSRNVIREGKKSKEKVDVFSFELLAYRSLVNPGAMPFSDEPATRLPEYFIAADDVTPKQHVDVQAAAQKWVDSSISKTANVPTDYPYEDFKDIYTYAHAQGLKGCTTFRFNPAAFQGVLVKEADLENTTYRFELEDGSVVEAKGNQEIEYDGEMHSAANLFDALKEGYYGRF, from the coding sequence ATGAGCACGGTGCGCCTCGAGGCAGCAAGCATGGAAACTTCCGGCAATTCCCAGACACCCGGCGTCGACACCCCGGCGGTGATGAAGATCGCCATGCAGCCCGCGTCGCTGGACATCTGGGACAAGAAGTACCGGCTGGTGACCAAGGACGGCACGCCGGTGGACGCCGACATCGACGCGACCTACCGCCGCGTTGCGCGCGCGCTGGCCGATTCGGAGTCCACCGACGAGCTGCGCGCCTACTGGCACGAGCGCTTCACCTGGGCGCTGCGCCACGGTGCCATTCCCGCCGGCCGCATCACCTCCAACGCCGGCGCGCTGGAGCATAAGCCGGCGACCAGCACGATCAACTGCACCGTCTCGGGCACCATCGAGGATTCGATGGACGGCATTCTGGAGAAGGTCCACGAGGCCGGCCTGACCCTGAAGGCCGGCTGCGGCATCGGCTATGAATTCAGCACCCTGCGCCCGCGCGGTGCGTTTGTTGCCGGCGCCGGTGCCTACACTTCCGGGCCGATGTCCTTCATGGATATCTACGACAAGATGTGCTTCACCGTGTCCTCGGCCGGTGGCCGCCGCGGCGCGCAGATGGGCACCTTCGATGTCTCGCATCCGGACGTGAAGGATTTCATCCGGGCCAAGCGCGAGGACGGCCGCCTGCGCCAGTTCAACCTGTCGCTCCTGATCACCGACGGCTTCATGCAGGCGGTGGCTGACGATGGCGACTGGCCGCTGGTGTTCCCGGTCAACCTGAAGGAGAAGGGCGACGTCGATCTCGACGATCCCGCCCAGGTGGTCTGGCGCGACTGGCCGACCCACCGCAACTACATCGTCCGCGATGATGGCCTGGTCGCCTGCAAGGTCTACGGCCACATCAAGGCCCGGCACCTGTGGGACATGATCATGGTGTCCACCTATGACTACGCCGAGCCGGGCTTCATCCTGATCGACCGCGTCAACGAGATGAACAACAACTGGTGGTGCGAGGACATCCGCGCGACCAACCCCTGCGGCGAGCAGCCGCTGCCGGCCTACGGCGCCTGCCTGCTGGGCTCGATCAACCTGACGAAGTTCGTGCGCAACGCCTTCACCGAACAGGCCACCTTCGACTGGGACGAGTACCGCGAAGTGGTTCGCGTGTTCACCCGCATGCTCGACAACGTGGTCGAGATCAACGGCCTGCCCTTGCAGCAGCAGCGCGACGAGATCATGCGCAAGCGCCGTCACGGGATGGGCTTCCTCGGCCTGGGCTCGACGGTGACCATGCTGCAGATGAAGTACGGCTCGCCCGAGTCCTGCGAGTTCACCGAGCAGGTCGCCCGCGAGATGGCCGTTGCCGGCTGGGAAACCGGCTTGGCGCTGGCGAAGGAGAAGGGCCCGGCGCCGATCATGGACGAGCAGTTCACGGTCGATGCCGAGATGCTGCGCAAACGCCCGGAAATGGTCGCCGATGGCTGGAAGATCGGCCAGGAAGTAGCGGGCAAGGTGCTGCATGCCAGGTACTCGCGCTACATGCAGCGCGTGGCCGAAGTCGCCCCCGAACTGGTTGCCGAGCTGGCCGAGGTCGGAGCCCGCTTCACCCACCACAGTTCGATCGCGCCGACCGGCACCATCTCGCTGTCGCTGGCCAACAATGCCTCCAACGGCATCGAGCCGAGCTTCGCCCACCATTACAGCCGCAACGTGATCCGCGAGGGCAAGAAGTCCAAGGAGAAGGTGGACGTGTTCTCCTTCGAGCTGCTGGCCTACCGCAGCCTGGTCAATCCCGGCGCGATGCCGTTCTCCGATGAGCCGGCCACGCGCCTGCCCGAGTACTTCATCGCCGCCGACGACGTCACGCCCAAGCAGCACGTGGACGTGCAGGCCGCGGCGCAGAAATGGGTCGACAGCTCAATCTCCAAGACCGCCAACGTGCCCACCGACTATCCCTACGAGGATTTCAAAGACATCTACACCTACGCCCACGCGCAGGGCCTGAAGGGCTGCACCACGTTCCGCTTCAACCCGGCCGCCTTCCAGGGCGTGCTGGTCAAGGAAGCCGACCTGGAGAACACCACCTACCGCTTCGAGCTGGAAGACGGCAGCGTGGTGGAGGCCAAGGGCAACCAGGAAATCGAGTACGACGGGGAGATGCACTCCGCCGCCAACCTGTTTGATGCCCTCAAGGAAGGGTATTACGGCAGGTTCTGA
- a CDS encoding Do family serine endopeptidase, with the protein MRKLAMLAFAACFGGVVAAAVLHGLQAPAVAAPTTQSGAPAITPMAASLPSAVAGQPLPSLAPMLAQVTPAVVSVQAKQRVRLNNPFANDPMFRRMFPHIPQERIEQSLGSGVIVDATRGYVLTNHHVIEGAEEVTVTLADGRTLAAEFVGSDPDTDVAVMRIPAEGLQQIPLADSGDLRVGDFVVAVGNPFGIGQTVTSGIVSAVGRTGLRGLGYQSFIQTDASINPGNSGGALVNLNGQLVGINTASFNPRGSMAGNIGLGFAIPVNLARNVMDQLVTSGEVRRGTFGLDAQDVDARLARALGLDHPRGALVTRVHADSAAAAAGLKSGDVIIAADGERIDNRDGLRNFEGLHAIGSQVQLDIRRDGKPLRLSAKLREQPRALAGASLDPRLAGAGFSELPERLRQAGISGVLVESVAQGSRAAASGMREGDVVMGSSAGAFEDLAGFRTGFTRPPAQLVLQIVRGNQRGVLQMQ; encoded by the coding sequence ATGCGCAAGCTGGCCATGCTCGCATTCGCCGCCTGTTTCGGCGGCGTGGTGGCCGCCGCCGTCCTGCATGGATTGCAGGCGCCGGCCGTGGCCGCGCCGACCACGCAGTCCGGCGCACCGGCGATCACGCCGATGGCCGCATCGCTGCCCTCCGCGGTGGCCGGCCAGCCGCTGCCATCGTTGGCGCCGATGCTCGCGCAGGTGACGCCCGCGGTGGTCAGCGTGCAGGCCAAGCAGCGCGTCCGGCTGAACAACCCGTTTGCCAACGATCCGATGTTCCGGCGCATGTTTCCCCACATTCCGCAGGAACGCATCGAGCAATCGCTGGGCTCGGGCGTCATTGTGGATGCGACGCGCGGCTATGTGCTGACCAACCACCACGTCATCGAGGGCGCCGAGGAGGTCACCGTCACCCTCGCGGACGGGCGCACGCTGGCCGCGGAATTCGTCGGCTCCGACCCGGACACCGACGTGGCGGTGATGCGCATCCCCGCCGAGGGGCTGCAGCAGATACCGCTGGCCGACTCCGGCGACCTGCGCGTGGGCGACTTCGTGGTGGCCGTCGGCAACCCGTTCGGCATCGGCCAGACCGTCACCTCCGGCATCGTGTCCGCCGTCGGCCGCACCGGACTGCGCGGGCTGGGATACCAGAGCTTCATCCAGACCGATGCGTCGATCAACCCGGGCAACTCCGGCGGCGCGCTGGTCAACCTCAACGGTCAGCTGGTCGGCATCAATACGGCCAGCTTCAATCCGCGCGGCAGCATGGCCGGCAACATCGGTCTGGGCTTTGCCATCCCGGTCAACCTAGCGCGCAACGTGATGGACCAGCTGGTGACCAGCGGCGAGGTGCGTCGGGGCACCTTCGGCCTGGACGCGCAGGACGTGGATGCCCGGCTGGCCAGGGCGCTGGGACTGGATCACCCGCGTGGCGCGCTGGTCACACGCGTGCACGCCGATTCGGCCGCCGCCGCTGCGGGCCTCAAATCCGGCGATGTGATTATTGCCGCCGACGGCGAGCGCATCGACAACCGCGACGGGCTGCGCAACTTCGAAGGCCTGCACGCCATCGGCAGCCAGGTGCAACTCGACATCCGCCGCGACGGCAAGCCGCTGCGGCTGTCGGCCAAACTCAGGGAGCAGCCGCGGGCGCTGGCCGGGGCGAGCCTGGATCCACGGCTGGCCGGCGCCGGCTTCAGCGAATTGCCCGAGCGCCTGCGCCAGGCCGGCATCTCGGGCGTACTGGTCGAGTCGGTGGCCCAGGGCAGCCGCGCTGCGGCGAGCGGCATGCGCGAGGGCGACGTGGTGATGGGGTCCAGTGCGGGTGCGTTCGAGGATCTGGCCGGCTTCCGCACGGGCTTCACACGGCCTCCGGCACAGTTGGTCTTGCAGATCGTTCGCGGCAATCAACGCGGTGTGCTGCAGATGCAATAA
- a CDS encoding phage holin family protein — protein MHSHGEDDRPYEDDPPVADELREALRQIGLTGRASLSAAGDTAKALRALVAADVSLARSALGRTLAMSGVAIICGATAWLFLMGALVVFLNGATVLTWTAALLIPAGISLLAAAIATWAAVHYFGHTRLDATRRQLARLGIGELSELMPSPDSAETARDAEQGKPPREPAAAQTRRPPTEQAGT, from the coding sequence ATGCACAGCCACGGCGAAGACGACCGACCCTACGAGGACGATCCCCCCGTGGCCGACGAGCTGCGGGAGGCCCTGCGCCAGATCGGCTTGACCGGTCGGGCCAGTCTCTCCGCCGCAGGCGACACGGCCAAGGCGTTGCGGGCACTGGTGGCAGCGGATGTCTCGCTCGCCCGCAGCGCCCTGGGCCGTACCCTGGCCATGAGCGGGGTGGCGATCATCTGCGGCGCCACCGCATGGCTGTTCCTGATGGGCGCGCTGGTGGTGTTCCTCAACGGAGCGACCGTGCTCACCTGGACCGCAGCGCTGTTGATCCCGGCGGGCATCAGCCTGCTGGCGGCGGCGATCGCCACATGGGCGGCGGTGCATTACTTCGGCCATACCCGGCTGGACGCGACTCGGCGCCAATTGGCCCGGCTGGGCATCGGCGAGCTGTCGGAGCTGATGCCTTCACCGGACTCGGCCGAGACCGCCCGCGATGCGGAGCAGGGCAAGCCGCCGCGTGAGCCGGCTGCCGCGCAGACCCGCCGCCCTCCCACCGAGCAGGCGGGCACGTGA
- a CDS encoding AI-2E family transporter: MAAGPAQPGSPAAPEDQDLTLPGASASGTDEFAPDPDPPLSAVRPRASHALNLLATLAVGYTLWLAQGVVLPILLGMFFALIGNPIIRGLRRLRLPRVLCATIVLLGGLAAALALGYQLAQPAAEWARQVPKELSRLAPKLRQMSKPVHAASEAAQSIARATEAGDGKKVDVVRTEVNDPYKSLTATPMMLTSLLAVVLLTFFFMVYGENLQRNAISLLPSRQQKRVTVEIMQSIEREISRYVLTISAINLMLGLALAGSFYLLGVPLAEALLWGTMAAVLNFAPYVGPLIGIIIMLLMGFVAFDEAWMSLVPAGIYLGLHTLEGQILTPVILGRQMRLSPLVLIMALMAFGSLWGIIGLLLAVPLLVCVKITLSRIEGLEGWARLLE; this comes from the coding sequence ATGGCCGCGGGACCCGCGCAGCCCGGGTCCCCTGCCGCCCCGGAAGACCAGGACCTGACGTTGCCCGGCGCGAGCGCTTCCGGGACGGATGAATTTGCGCCTGACCCGGATCCCCCGCTCTCGGCGGTGCGTCCACGCGCGTCGCATGCGCTCAACCTGCTCGCCACCCTGGCCGTGGGCTACACACTGTGGCTGGCCCAGGGCGTGGTGCTGCCCATTCTGCTGGGGATGTTTTTCGCCCTGATCGGCAACCCGATCATCCGTGGACTGCGGCGCCTGCGCCTGCCGCGGGTCCTGTGCGCGACCATCGTGCTGCTGGGGGGCTTGGCGGCGGCGCTTGCGCTGGGCTACCAGCTGGCCCAACCGGCTGCCGAATGGGCCCGCCAGGTACCCAAGGAACTCAGCCGGCTGGCACCCAAACTCCGCCAGATGAGCAAGCCGGTCCACGCCGCCAGCGAGGCGGCGCAAAGCATCGCGCGCGCCACCGAGGCCGGCGACGGCAAGAAGGTCGACGTGGTGCGCACCGAGGTGAACGACCCCTACAAGTCGCTCACCGCCACGCCGATGATGCTGACCTCGCTGCTGGCGGTGGTGCTGCTGACGTTCTTCTTCATGGTCTACGGGGAAAACCTGCAGCGCAATGCCATCTCGCTGCTGCCCAGCCGCCAGCAAAAGCGCGTCACCGTGGAGATCATGCAGTCGATCGAGCGCGAGATATCACGCTACGTGCTCACCATCAGTGCGATCAACCTGATGCTCGGCCTGGCGCTGGCCGGGTCCTTCTACCTGCTCGGCGTGCCCCTGGCCGAAGCGCTGCTGTGGGGAACCATGGCGGCGGTGCTCAACTTTGCCCCCTACGTCGGGCCCCTGATCGGCATCATCATCATGCTGCTGATGGGGTTCGTGGCCTTCGACGAGGCCTGGATGTCGCTGGTGCCCGCCGGCATCTATCTGGGCCTGCATACGCTGGAGGGTCAGATCCTGACCCCGGTGATCCTCGGCCGGCAGATGCGGTTGTCGCCGCTGGTGCTGATCATGGCGCTGATGGCGTTCGGTTCGCTGTGGGGCATCATCGGCCTGCTGCTGGCGGTGCCTTTGCTGGTCTGCGTGAAAATCACCCTGTCGCGCATCGAGGGCCTGGAAGGCTGGGCGCGCCTGCTGGAATGA
- a CDS encoding HAD family hydrolase gives MSFPVHAITLDLDDTIWPIAPAIVGAEAALEAWMAENAPRAARMWPASERQRLRELANRERPRLAHDMTAQRRWMIERMLVLADEDVALAEAAYDAYFAARCDVTHYPDSVDALERLAARVPLAAVSNGNACLDTIGLMHLFQFQLGAREHGAAKPDTSIFHAACERLGLPREQVLHVGDDPYMDVIGARQAGLRACWINRADEHDRFPPWPDARPRPDLEFPTLAALADWLDATHSEESIRP, from the coding sequence GTGAGCTTTCCCGTCCACGCCATCACCCTCGACCTCGACGACACGATCTGGCCCATCGCGCCGGCCATCGTGGGCGCAGAGGCGGCGCTGGAAGCATGGATGGCGGAAAACGCGCCCCGCGCGGCACGGATGTGGCCGGCCAGCGAGCGCCAGCGCCTGCGTGAACTGGCCAACCGCGAGCGTCCGCGGCTTGCCCACGACATGACCGCGCAGCGCCGGTGGATGATCGAACGCATGCTGGTGCTCGCCGACGAGGACGTCGCCCTGGCCGAGGCGGCCTACGACGCGTACTTCGCCGCCCGCTGCGATGTGACGCACTACCCCGACAGCGTCGACGCGCTGGAGCGCCTGGCGGCGCGGGTACCGCTGGCCGCCGTCAGCAACGGCAACGCCTGCCTGGACACGATCGGCCTGATGCACCTGTTCCAGTTCCAGCTCGGCGCGCGCGAGCACGGCGCCGCCAAGCCGGACACGAGCATTTTCCATGCCGCCTGCGAGCGTCTCGGCCTGCCCCGCGAGCAGGTCCTGCACGTCGGCGATGATCCCTACATGGACGTGATCGGCGCGCGCCAGGCCGGACTGCGCGCCTGCTGGATCAACCGCGCCGACGAGCACGACCGGTTCCCGCCGTGGCCCGATGCCCGGCCCCGTCCCGACCTTGAATTTCCCACACTTGCCGCGTTGGCCGACTGGCTCGACGCGACGCACTCCGAGGAGTCGATCCGCCCATGA
- a CDS encoding leucyl aminopeptidase family protein, whose translation MSLPPGFTDATTDALPLHIVSPEGLAQWRAAQSPAHGQWLDAQAFDASAGSVALLSADDGSIAGAVIGVADRADAYCYAHAPFALPAGTVWKPAEELNAEDASNLQLGWGLGSYRFARYRKPRRAPAELAAAASQEVRDVITACLRVRDWVTTPTEDMGPQQLEDAARELADSHGATLEVIAGDALLEQNFPTIHAVGRASHRAPRLIALRWGKPGHPHLALVGKGVCFDTGGLDMKAADGMRNMKKDMGGAAHALALAGLVMAQTLPVRLTLLVAAVENAVGPDSFRPGDVITTRKGITVEVDNTDAEGRLVLCDALAYACEQNPDTIIDFATLTGAARVALGPDLPALFANDDALARQWLEAGEATRDPVWRMPLWRPYLRYLDSSIADIANAGSRMAGAVTAALYLERFISEGQKWAHLDVYAWNDKDRPGRPAGGEALALRSAWTMLKQRYER comes from the coding sequence ATGAGCCTGCCGCCTGGCTTTACCGATGCCACCACCGATGCCCTGCCCCTTCACATCGTCAGCCCCGAGGGGCTGGCGCAGTGGCGCGCGGCCCAATCACCGGCGCATGGCCAATGGCTGGACGCGCAGGCATTCGATGCCAGCGCCGGTTCGGTGGCGTTGCTGTCGGCGGACGATGGCAGCATCGCGGGTGCCGTGATCGGCGTGGCTGACCGCGCCGACGCCTATTGCTACGCGCACGCCCCTTTCGCGCTGCCCGCCGGCACGGTGTGGAAGCCCGCCGAAGAACTCAACGCCGAGGACGCCAGCAACCTGCAGCTGGGCTGGGGCCTGGGCAGCTACCGCTTCGCCCGCTACCGCAAGCCCAGGCGCGCGCCGGCCGAGCTGGCGGCGGCTGCGTCGCAGGAAGTGCGTGACGTCATCACCGCGTGCCTGCGGGTGCGCGACTGGGTCACCACGCCCACCGAGGACATGGGTCCGCAGCAACTGGAAGATGCCGCGCGCGAGCTCGCCGACAGCCACGGCGCGACGTTGGAAGTGATCGCCGGCGACGCCCTGCTGGAGCAGAACTTTCCGACCATCCACGCGGTCGGTCGGGCTTCGCATCGCGCGCCGCGCCTGATCGCCCTGCGCTGGGGCAAGCCCGGGCATCCCCATCTGGCCCTGGTCGGCAAGGGCGTGTGCTTCGATACCGGTGGGCTGGACATGAAGGCCGCCGACGGCATGCGCAACATGAAGAAGGACATGGGCGGCGCCGCGCACGCGCTCGCCTTGGCCGGGCTGGTCATGGCGCAGACCTTGCCGGTGCGCCTCACCCTGCTGGTGGCGGCAGTGGAGAACGCGGTCGGCCCCGATTCCTTCCGCCCCGGCGACGTCATCACCACGCGCAAGGGCATCACGGTGGAGGTCGACAACACCGACGCCGAAGGCCGGCTGGTGCTCTGCGACGCGCTGGCCTACGCCTGCGAGCAGAACCCCGACACGATCATCGATTTCGCCACCCTCACCGGCGCCGCCCGCGTGGCGCTCGGCCCGGACCTGCCGGCGCTGTTCGCCAACGACGACGCGCTGGCCCGGCAGTGGCTGGAGGCCGGCGAGGCGACCCGTGACCCGGTCTGGCGCATGCCGCTGTGGCGACCGTACCTGCGCTACCTGGACAGCAGCATCGCCGACATCGCCAACGCGGGTTCGCGCATGGCCGGCGCGGTCACGGCGGCGCTGTACCTGGAGCGTTTCATCAGCGAGGGCCAGAAGTGGGCCCACCTTGATGTCTATGCGTGGAACGACAAGGACCGCCCGGGACGTCCGGCCGGCGGTGAGGCGCTGGCGCTGCGTTCGGCGTGGACGATGCTCAAGCAACGCTACGAGCGCTGA
- a CDS encoding catalase family peroxidase: MTSQIPTPDRRPPRRSLLPLAAIGLIALGGAAAFAWAAGWMGSSGRLTSQGFVDTIEATGADHPGFRRAHSKGVCVSGNFQGTADGRALSSARAFSQPAVPVLGRMSIGGGDPHGADAAARVRSMALLIRTDDGQQWRMAMNSFPFFGAPTLEAFLEQTRAGIPDPATGKPDPAKMAAFLARYPQARRFQAWAKSAPLSDSWANTAYNGVHTFYFINAAGERQPVRWSMRPQAPFVEMDKAQREQASADYLAEELDRRLATGPLRWDMVVTLPDAGDALDDPSQPWPEARRQVTVGTLSLEQAQPQATGPCRDVNFDPLILPTGVAASDDPILAARSGVYAQSFFRREREIASGKAAGATSDEVSP, encoded by the coding sequence ATGACCTCACAGATCCCCACTCCCGACCGGCGCCCGCCGCGACGTTCCTTGCTCCCGCTTGCCGCGATCGGGCTGATCGCCCTGGGTGGGGCCGCGGCGTTCGCCTGGGCCGCGGGCTGGATGGGCAGCAGCGGGCGCCTGACCTCGCAGGGGTTCGTCGACACCATCGAAGCCACCGGCGCTGACCACCCCGGATTCCGGCGCGCGCACAGCAAGGGGGTCTGCGTCAGTGGCAACTTCCAGGGCACCGCGGACGGCCGCGCCCTGTCGAGTGCGCGCGCGTTCTCGCAGCCCGCCGTGCCGGTGCTCGGACGGATGTCGATCGGTGGCGGCGATCCTCACGGCGCCGATGCTGCAGCGCGCGTGCGCAGCATGGCGCTGCTGATCCGCACCGACGACGGCCAGCAATGGCGCATGGCGATGAACAGTTTTCCGTTCTTCGGCGCGCCCACGCTGGAGGCCTTCCTGGAGCAGACCCGCGCCGGGATCCCGGATCCGGCGACCGGCAAGCCCGACCCGGCGAAAATGGCCGCGTTCCTGGCCAGGTACCCGCAGGCACGTCGCTTCCAGGCCTGGGCCAAATCGGCGCCCTTGTCGGACAGCTGGGCCAACACCGCCTACAACGGCGTCCACACCTTTTATTTCATCAACGCTGCCGGCGAGCGCCAGCCGGTGCGCTGGTCGATGCGGCCACAGGCGCCCTTCGTCGAGATGGACAAGGCGCAGCGCGAGCAGGCCTCCGCCGACTACCTCGCCGAGGAGCTCGACCGCCGACTGGCGACGGGCCCCCTGCGCTGGGACATGGTGGTGACATTGCCCGATGCCGGCGATGCGCTGGACGACCCGTCGCAACCGTGGCCCGAAGCGCGCCGCCAGGTCACCGTCGGCACGCTCAGTCTTGAGCAGGCACAGCCGCAGGCCACGGGCCCGTGCCGGGATGTGAACTTCGATCCGCTGATCCTGCCGACCGGCGTGGCGGCGTCGGATGACCCGATTCTGGCCGCGCGCTCGGGCGTGTACGCGCAATCCTTCTTCCGCCGTGAGCGCGAGATCGCCAGCGGCAAGGCCGCCGGTGCCACCAGCGATGAGGTGTCGCCATGA
- a CDS encoding cytochrome b, translating to MNPRPREHFNLLARVLHWSMAVLILTMLFVGVTMVASLTLRPMLIELHRPIGIAILLLALLRLGNRLTHRPPPLPADLPAIQKTAARASHWVLYALMLSMPLIGWGMLSASGYPIVMFGGVHLPDILPHSPTLFALLRGAHGLLAYLLFATVLLHLSAALYHAWVRRDGVFASMARGPVHDESR from the coding sequence ATGAACCCGCGTCCGCGTGAGCATTTCAACCTGTTGGCGCGTGTGCTGCACTGGAGCATGGCGGTGCTGATCCTGACCATGCTGTTTGTCGGCGTCACCATGGTCGCCTCCCTGACCCTGCGCCCGATGCTGATCGAGCTGCACCGGCCGATCGGCATCGCCATCCTGCTGCTGGCACTGCTGCGGCTGGGCAACCGCCTGACCCACCGTCCGCCGCCGCTGCCCGCCGACCTGCCCGCCATCCAGAAGACCGCCGCCCGCGCCTCGCACTGGGTGCTGTACGCGCTGATGCTGTCGATGCCGCTGATCGGCTGGGGAATGCTCTCGGCGAGCGGCTATCCCATCGTGATGTTCGGCGGCGTCCACCTTCCGGACATCCTGCCGCATTCCCCGACGCTGTTCGCCCTGCTCCGCGGCGCCCACGGGCTGCTGGCCTACCTTCTGTTTGCCACCGTGTTGCTGCACCTGTCGGCGGCGCTGTACCACGCATGGGTGCGGCGCGACGGCGTGTTCGCCAGCATGGCGCGCGGTCCGGTGCACGACGAGAGCCGATAA
- a CDS encoding winged helix-turn-helix domain-containing protein has product MKALDGLDSAFEHRARLAIGVLLARHDEISFARFKQSLSLTDGNLGAQLRKLEDAGYLALRRDFVERKPVTWYRLTEAGRDALDSHLAALQAMIATATG; this is encoded by the coding sequence ATGAAAGCGCTGGACGGCCTCGACAGCGCGTTTGAGCACCGCGCGCGGCTGGCGATCGGCGTCCTGCTGGCACGTCATGACGAGATCAGCTTCGCGCGTTTCAAGCAGAGCCTGTCACTCACCGACGGCAACCTGGGAGCGCAGCTGCGCAAGCTTGAAGACGCCGGCTACCTGGCGCTGCGGCGCGACTTCGTCGAACGCAAGCCGGTCACCTGGTACCGCCTCACCGAGGCCGGACGCGACGCCCTCGACAGCCATCTGGCCGCGCTGCAGGCGATGATCGCGACCGCGACGGGTTAG